A DNA window from Bos javanicus breed banteng chromosome 10, ARS-OSU_banteng_1.0, whole genome shotgun sequence contains the following coding sequences:
- the MYEF2 gene encoding myelin expression factor 2 isoform X1 — MADADKPEVLRAAGDDSPHRQPSEPPGEPRREPHPPEQEKQPPQHSSSSNGVKMENDESVKEEKSELKEKSTGNKKANRFHPYSKDKNSGTGEKKGPNRNRVFISNIPYDMKWQAIKDLMREKVGEVTYVELFKDAEGKSRGCGVVEFKDEEFVKKALETMNKYDLSGRPLNIKEDPDGENARRALQRTGGSFPGGHVPDMGSGLMNLPPSILNNPNIPPEVISNLQAGRLGSTIFVANLDFKVGWKKLKEVFSIAGTVKRADIKEDKDGKSRGMGTVTFEQAIEAVQAISMFNGQFLFDRPMHVKMDDKSVPHEDYRSHDSKAPQLPRGLGGIGMGLGPGGQPISASQLNIGGVMGNLGPSGMGMDGPGFGGMNRIGGGIGFGGLEAMNSMGGFGGVGRMGELYRGAMTSSMERDFGRGDIGINRGFGDSFGRLGSAMIGGFAGRIGASNMGPIGSGISGGMGGMNSVTGGMGMGLDRMSSSFDRMGPGIGAILERSIDMDRGFLSGPMGSGMRDRIGSKGNQIFVRNLPFDLTWQKLKEKFSQCGHVMFAEIKMENGKSKGCGTVRFDSPESAEKACRIMNGIKISGREIDVRLDRNA, encoded by the exons ATGGCTGACGCCGACAAGCCCGAGGTGCTTAGGGCCGCTGGCGACGACAGCCCGCATCGGCAGCCCTCGGAGCCGCCGGGCGAGCCCCGGCGAGAACCTCACCCGCCCGAGCAGGAGAAGCAGCCTCCGCAGCACAGCAGCAGCTCCAATGGCGTTAAAAT GGAGAATGATGAATCAGTCAAAGAAGAGAAatctgaattaaaagaaaaatctacagGGAATAAGAAGGCCAATAGATTCCATCCTTATTCAAAAGATAAGAATTCAGGCACTGGAGAAAAGAAGGGTCCAAATCGTAACAGAGTTTTTATTAGCAACATTCCATATGACATGAAATGGCAAGCTATTAAAGATCTAATGAGAGAAAAAG TTGGTGAGGTTACATACGTGGAGCTCTTTAAGGATGCGGAAGGAAAATCAAGG GGTTGTgg tgTGGTTGAATTCAAAGATGAAGAATTTGTCAAGAAAGCACTAGAGACAATGAACAAATATGATCTTAGTGGAAGACCGTTGAATATTAAGGAG GATCCTGATGGAGAAAATGCTCGTAGGGCATTGCAACGAACGGGAGGATCATTTCCAGGAGGACATGTACCCGATATGGGATCGGGATTGATGAATTTACCACCTTCCATTCTCAATAATCCAAACATTCCTCCTGAGGTTATCAGTAATTTGCAGGCTGGTAGACTTGGTTCCACAATTTTTGTTGCTAAT CTTGACTTCAAAGTTGGTTGGAAGAAGCTAAAGGAAGTGTTCAGCATAGCTGGAACTGTAAAGCGGGCAGATATTAAAGAAGACAAAGATGGCAAGAGCAGAGGAATGGGCACAGTCACTTTTGAACAAGCAATTGAAGCAGTTCAAGCAATTT CTATGTTCAATGGGCAGTTTTTGTTTGATAGACCTATGCATGTGAAAATG GATGACAAGTCTGTCCCTCATGAAGACTACCGTTCACACGACAGTAAAGCGCCACAGTTGCCGC GTGGTCTTGGAGGCATTGGAATGGGACTTGGTCCAGGTGGACAACCTATTAGTGCCAGCCAGTTGAACATAGGTGGTGTAATGGGAAATTTAGGTCCAAGTG GTATGGGAATGGATGGTCCAGGTTTTGGAGGAATGAATAGAATTGGAGGAG GAATTGGGTTTGGTGGTCTGGAAGCAATGAATAGCATGGGAGGATTTGGAGGAGTTGGTCGAATGGGAG AGCTATACCGTGGTGCGATGACTAGTAGCATGGAGAGAGATTTTGGACGTGGTGATATTGGAATAAATCGAGGCTTTGGAGATTCCTTTGGTAGACTTG GCAGTGCAATGATTGGAGGGTTTGCAGGAAGAATAGGAGCTTCTAACATGGGTCCAATAGGATCTGGAATAA GTGGTGGAATGGGTGGCATGAACAGTGTGACTGGAGGAATGGGGATGGGACTGGATCGGATGAGTTCCAGCTTTGATAGAATGGGACCAGGTATAGGAGCTATACTGGAGAGAAGCATCGATATGGATCGAGGATTTTTATCGGGTCCGATGGGAAGCGGAATGAGAGACAGAATAGGCTCCAAAGGCAACCAGATATTTGTCAGAAAT CTGCCTTTTGACTTGACTTGGCAGAAACTAAAAGAGAAATTCAGTCAGTGTG
- the MYEF2 gene encoding myelin expression factor 2 isoform X2, producing MADADKPEVLRAAGDDSPHRQPSEPPGEPRREPHPPEQEKQPPQHSSSSNGVKMENDESVKEEKSELKEKSTGNKKANRFHPYSKDKNSGTGEKKGPNRNRVFISNIPYDMKWQAIKDLMREKVGEVTYVELFKDAEGKSRGCGVVEFKDEEFVKKALETMNKYDLSGRPLNIKEDPDGENARRALQRTGGSFPGGHVPDMGSGLMNLPPSILNNPNIPPEVISNLQAGRLGSTIFVANLDFKVGWKKLKEVFSIAGTVKRADIKEDKDGKSRGMGTVTFEQAIEAVQAISMFNGQFLFDRPMHVKMDDKSVPHEDYRSHDSKAPQLPRGLGGIGMGLGPGGQPISASQLNIGGVMGNLGPSGMGMDGPGFGGMNRIGGGIGFGGLEAMNSMGGFGGVGRMGELYRGAMTSSMERDFGRGDIGINRGFGDSFGRLGGGMGGMNSVTGGMGMGLDRMSSSFDRMGPGIGAILERSIDMDRGFLSGPMGSGMRDRIGSKGNQIFVRNLPFDLTWQKLKEKFSQCGHVMFAEIKMENGKSKGCGTVRFDSPESAEKACRIMNGIKISGREIDVRLDRNA from the exons ATGGCTGACGCCGACAAGCCCGAGGTGCTTAGGGCCGCTGGCGACGACAGCCCGCATCGGCAGCCCTCGGAGCCGCCGGGCGAGCCCCGGCGAGAACCTCACCCGCCCGAGCAGGAGAAGCAGCCTCCGCAGCACAGCAGCAGCTCCAATGGCGTTAAAAT GGAGAATGATGAATCAGTCAAAGAAGAGAAatctgaattaaaagaaaaatctacagGGAATAAGAAGGCCAATAGATTCCATCCTTATTCAAAAGATAAGAATTCAGGCACTGGAGAAAAGAAGGGTCCAAATCGTAACAGAGTTTTTATTAGCAACATTCCATATGACATGAAATGGCAAGCTATTAAAGATCTAATGAGAGAAAAAG TTGGTGAGGTTACATACGTGGAGCTCTTTAAGGATGCGGAAGGAAAATCAAGG GGTTGTgg tgTGGTTGAATTCAAAGATGAAGAATTTGTCAAGAAAGCACTAGAGACAATGAACAAATATGATCTTAGTGGAAGACCGTTGAATATTAAGGAG GATCCTGATGGAGAAAATGCTCGTAGGGCATTGCAACGAACGGGAGGATCATTTCCAGGAGGACATGTACCCGATATGGGATCGGGATTGATGAATTTACCACCTTCCATTCTCAATAATCCAAACATTCCTCCTGAGGTTATCAGTAATTTGCAGGCTGGTAGACTTGGTTCCACAATTTTTGTTGCTAAT CTTGACTTCAAAGTTGGTTGGAAGAAGCTAAAGGAAGTGTTCAGCATAGCTGGAACTGTAAAGCGGGCAGATATTAAAGAAGACAAAGATGGCAAGAGCAGAGGAATGGGCACAGTCACTTTTGAACAAGCAATTGAAGCAGTTCAAGCAATTT CTATGTTCAATGGGCAGTTTTTGTTTGATAGACCTATGCATGTGAAAATG GATGACAAGTCTGTCCCTCATGAAGACTACCGTTCACACGACAGTAAAGCGCCACAGTTGCCGC GTGGTCTTGGAGGCATTGGAATGGGACTTGGTCCAGGTGGACAACCTATTAGTGCCAGCCAGTTGAACATAGGTGGTGTAATGGGAAATTTAGGTCCAAGTG GTATGGGAATGGATGGTCCAGGTTTTGGAGGAATGAATAGAATTGGAGGAG GAATTGGGTTTGGTGGTCTGGAAGCAATGAATAGCATGGGAGGATTTGGAGGAGTTGGTCGAATGGGAG AGCTATACCGTGGTGCGATGACTAGTAGCATGGAGAGAGATTTTGGACGTGGTGATATTGGAATAAATCGAGGCTTTGGAGATTCCTTTGGTAGACTTG GTGGTGGAATGGGTGGCATGAACAGTGTGACTGGAGGAATGGGGATGGGACTGGATCGGATGAGTTCCAGCTTTGATAGAATGGGACCAGGTATAGGAGCTATACTGGAGAGAAGCATCGATATGGATCGAGGATTTTTATCGGGTCCGATGGGAAGCGGAATGAGAGACAGAATAGGCTCCAAAGGCAACCAGATATTTGTCAGAAAT CTGCCTTTTGACTTGACTTGGCAGAAACTAAAAGAGAAATTCAGTCAGTGTG